One part of the Dysidea avara chromosome 10, odDysAvar1.4, whole genome shotgun sequence genome encodes these proteins:
- the LOC136269192 gene encoding circularly permutated Ras protein 1-like — translation MNFASNFVYSAKDDTDEIEEIEEETIDDVHRRHQVSSDDGQTCLLDILDTAGQEEYSAMRDQYMRTGQCFLLVYSITDRQSFTEAEAMYNFTTRIKDTDNVPAILVGNKKDLGMGRVITYAEGKALADKLGIPFMETSAKTGHNVTEAFHELVRTTPREGVDYKVVILGSGGVGKSALCIQYVQGHFVDQYDPTIEDSYRKQVVISGLTKGTAASVSTTDTKEKAPGLPSPPKAAAVAKKKKVRVARANTNVLVLQLGTLAVESTMATGDPYYCKNSGCKSVLSTASKLEKAKDGTMTWNCEFCDHVNENVDVTDEEKPKVDTVDYVLEPVPPPPPADDDAATKDGVAEAKATIKASTKGGLIIFAIDISSSMNRVVKIPALQAEWSAVRDSGQASGGVRQIRRLECIKEAVIRHLDHLSVERPNCQVAFVLFASKVVVCGDGTTDGATIEGTMLDNYDQLLEKGRSLKHLLSDRLLTESIIALKTRVQGLSTKGGTALGPALTLSVALASDRTLSSEIILCTDGVPNTGVGSLSGSRDTTGFYSTIGEYAKTCNVTVSILGIEGSKRCGLQAISQAASITGGTINILHPLEMVRQIRSIAQNVIVATEVEVSMITHPCLLLKTDRSTKEASQFHEEIGNTTQNMDFTVEFNTKDRDVAKKIGNIPFQVQIIYRRPDQMKCLRVISKCREFTQKREDIEQDCNIGVSGLAAVQKSAALAQRGQLDEARQVLHSAQRLMQTAARSDQQCEEYANFVSNCLELDSELQQASHDTSRQSSDSMARLLHTKKAAHMGQFLSGGAKKEIVSKRKADTRSTEQYYGYRYK, via the exons ATGAATTTTGCTAGCAATTTTGTTTACTCCGCTAAGGATGACACGGACGAGATTGAAGAGATCGAAGAAGAAACAATCGACGACGTGCACAGACGTCATCAAGTCAGCAGTGATGATGGACAG ACTTGCCTACTGGATATTCTGGACACTGCTGGTCAAGAGGAATACTCTGCAATGAGGGATCAGTACATGAGGACTGGCCAGTGTTTCTTGTTAGTATACTCCATCACTGATCGACAATCCTTCACTGAAGCTGAGGCAATGTACAACTTCACTACTAGGATTAAGGACACTGATAATGTGCCTGCT ATTTTGGTTGGAAACAAAAAGGATCTGGGTATGGGACGAGTGATCACATATGCTGAAGGAAAAGCTCTTGCAGACAAGTTAGGTATTCCTTTCATGGAGACTTCAGCAAAAACCGGTCACAATGTAACTGAGGCATTCCATGAACTAGTGCGTACCACACCACGTGAAGGAGTTGACTACAAAGTGGTGATACTTGGTAGTGGTGGAGTAGGAAAATCAGCTCTCTGTATTCAATATGTACAAGGTCATTTTGTGGACCAGTATGATCCAACAATTGAGGACTCTTATCGTAAACAAGTGGTCATATCAGGTCTAACTAAGGGAACTGCTGCATCTGTCTCAACCA CTGATACCAAAGAGAAAGCACCAGGCCTACCATCTCCTCCTAAGGCAGCAGCTGTGGCGAAAAAGAAGAAAGTTAGAGTAGCTCGAGCTAACACTAATGTATTAGTACTCCAGTTGGGAACACTGGCAGTAGAGTCTACTATGGCCACTGGGGACCCTTATTACTGCAAGAACTCTGGCTGCAAGTCTGTCTTGTCAACTGCATCAAAGTTAGAAAAGGCAAAAGATGGTACAATGACATGGAATTG TGAATTCTGTGATCATGTCAATGAGAATGTTGATGTGACTGATGAAGAGAAGCCAAAGGTTGACACAGTGGATTATGTACTAGAACCAGTTCCCCCACCACCTCCAGCTGATGATGATGCTGCTACCAAGGATGGTGTTGCTGAAGCTAAAGCAACCATCAAGGCATCCACTAAAGGAGGTCTAATCATCTTTGCCATTGATATTAGCAGTAGCATGAACCGTGTGGTGAAAATACCAGCACTACAAG CTGAGTGGAGTGCAGTGAGAGATAGTGGTCAAGCTAGTGGTGGTGTACGACAAATTAGACGACTGGAATGTATCAAAGAGGCTGTGATCCGACATTTGGACCATCTCAGTGTAGAGAGACCAAATTGTCAA GTTGCTTTTGTGTTGTTTGCGAGTAAAGTGGTTGTGTGTGGAGATGGTACTACTGATGGTGCCACAATTGAGGGTACCATGTTGGATAACTATGATCAACTGTTGGAAAAAGGACGCTCACTGAAACACTTACTCAGTGATAGACTACTCACTGAATCTATTAT TGCCCTGAAGACTCGTGTGCAAGGTCTAAGTACAAAAGGGGGTACAGCTTTGGGACCAGCTCTCACACTTAGTGTAGCACTAGCATCAGATCGTACTCTCTCCTCTGAGATTATCCTGTGTACTGATGGTGTACCCAACACTGGGGTGGGATCCCTCAGTGGTAGTCGTGATACCACAGGATTTTACAGTACC ATTGGAGAATATGCTAAGACTTGTAATGTTACTGTTTCCATACTGGGAATTGAAGGCAGTAAGAGATGTGGTTTACAAGCCATCAGTCAAGCAGCCTCCATTACTGGTGGAACTATTAACATTCTTCATCCTCTTGAGATGGTACGACAGATACGTAGCATTGCTCAAAATGTCATCGTCGCCACCGAAGTGGAAGTAAGCATGATAACTCACCCTTGCTTACTACTGAAGACAGACAGATCTACTAAG GAGGCCAGTCAGTTTCATGAAGAAATAGGCAATACTACACAAAACATGGACTTCACTGTGGAGTTCAATACTAAAGATAGAGATGTAGCTAAGAAAATAGGAAACATTCCTTTCCAAGTGCAGATCATCTACCGTCGACCGGATCAAATGAAATGTTTAAGAGTTATCAGCAAATGTCGAGAATTCACTCAGAAACGAGAAGACATTGAACAA GATTGTAATATTGGAGTAAGTGGATTAGCTGCTGTACAAAAGAGTGCAGCACTAGCTCAACGTGGTCAATTGGATGAAGCACGTCAAGTACTCCACTCTGCTCAACGTTTGATGCAGACAGCTGCAAGATCTGATCAACAATGTGAAGAGTATGCCAACTTTGTTAGTAACTGCCTTGAGCTGGACTCAGAATTGCAACAAGCATCACATGATACATCAAGACAATCATCAGATTCTATGGCAAGATTACTTCACACTAAGAAAGCTGCTCACATGGGCCAGTTCCTGTCTGGTGGAGCCAAGAAGGAAATAGTCAGCAAACGTAAAGCTGACACTAGAAGTACGGAACAATATTATGGCTACAGATACAAATaa